A single region of the Sphingobium sp. EP60837 genome encodes:
- a CDS encoding 2'-5' RNA ligase family protein — MRTKALYRPFFALQTSPVIARQIDYLAESLANGARRILPEHQHMTLAITADYDDYPYAVIKALLRAGTTIMAEPFDLPLDRLSFSNRSAALRPSSSLPLLNALQRSIIDAMRGAGVMLRPGWSFSPRQTLFYRNGPPEQRRIEGFHWRVEQFALLCSHVGQTRHETLGTWPLTGDGQYSLF, encoded by the coding sequence ATGCGCACCAAAGCCTTGTACCGGCCGTTCTTTGCGCTCCAGACTTCGCCGGTGATTGCACGGCAGATCGACTATCTGGCAGAAAGTCTGGCCAATGGGGCGCGCCGGATTTTGCCGGAGCATCAGCATATGACCTTGGCCATTACAGCCGATTATGATGATTATCCCTATGCAGTGATCAAGGCACTGCTGCGCGCGGGAACGACCATCATGGCGGAACCTTTCGATCTGCCGCTTGATCGTTTGAGCTTCAGCAATCGGTCGGCTGCATTGCGGCCGTCATCCTCCCTGCCACTGCTTAACGCGTTGCAGCGGTCGATCATCGACGCGATGCGCGGGGCAGGGGTGATGCTGCGCCCCGGCTGGAGCTTCAGTCCGCGTCAGACACTATTCTATCGTAACGGGCCGCCTGAGCAGAGAAGGATCGAAGGCTTTCACTGGCGGGTGGAGCAATTCGCGTTGCTGTGCAGCCATGTCGGCCAAACGCGGCATGAGACTTTGGGAACATGGCCGCTCACAGGAGACGGGCAATATTCGCTGTTTTAG